The following are encoded in a window of Bradyrhizobium guangdongense genomic DNA:
- a CDS encoding transcriptional regulator: protein MSARKAAELSPEGLARSDRKRLAAEEGLRALADVEKQAIEVRQNMARLRAICEAKEREKQAADAALQATLPSPTTKKRKSKTAR from the coding sequence ATGAGCGCCAGGAAAGCGGCCGAGCTGTCACCCGAGGGCCTCGCGCGTTCCGATCGTAAGCGCCTCGCCGCTGAAGAGGGCCTGCGCGCATTGGCAGACGTCGAAAAGCAGGCCATCGAAGTGCGCCAAAACATGGCGCGGCTTCGAGCCATCTGCGAGGCCAAGGAACGCGAGAAGCAGGCGGCCGACGCCGCTCTTCAAGCCACGCTGCCTTCACCCACGACTAAGAAGCGTAAGAGCAAAACGGCGCGATAG
- a CDS encoding cold-shock protein produces the protein MRSCALEKRTTTGTVKWFNGQKGFGFIQPNDGSNDVFVHISAVERAGLAGLAEGQKINFETKTDKMRGKVSAENLSLA, from the coding sequence ATGCGCTCGTGCGCTTTGGAGAAGAGAACGACGACAGGTACCGTGAAGTGGTTCAACGGCCAAAAGGGCTTTGGATTCATTCAGCCGAACGACGGCAGCAATGATGTGTTCGTTCACATCAGCGCCGTCGAGCGCGCCGGTCTTGCGGGTCTTGCAGAAGGCCAGAAGATCAATTTCGAGACCAAGACCGACAAGATGCGAGGCAAGGTCAGCGCTGAGAATCTCTCGCTGGCTTGA